Proteins encoded in a region of the Mycolicibacterium neoaurum genome:
- a CDS encoding trans-aconitate 2-methyltransferase, which produces MWNPDTYLAFADHRGRPFFDLVNRVAADTPRKVVDLGCGPGNLTETLSRRWPGAAVSGVDSSPEMVAAAGERGLDVRLGSIADWSPDPDTDVVISNAALQWVPEHRELLASWVQQLAPGSWIAFQVPGNFAAPSHEAVREVARRAEFAEALGDMPFRDADVVGTPAEYAGLLTDAGCAVDAWETTYLHELRGQTPVLDWITGTALTQVRERLSPEDWLHYREAIIPLLAQAYPARADGVTYFPFRRVFVVAQLR; this is translated from the coding sequence ATGTGGAATCCCGATACCTATCTGGCGTTCGCCGATCACCGCGGCCGCCCGTTCTTCGATCTGGTCAACCGCGTGGCCGCCGACACGCCGCGTAAAGTCGTCGACCTCGGGTGCGGGCCGGGAAACCTGACCGAGACGCTGAGCCGACGCTGGCCGGGAGCCGCGGTGTCGGGTGTGGACTCGTCACCGGAAATGGTGGCCGCCGCCGGTGAACGGGGACTCGATGTCCGGTTGGGCAGCATCGCCGACTGGTCGCCGGATCCCGACACCGATGTCGTCATCTCCAACGCCGCCCTGCAGTGGGTGCCCGAGCATCGGGAACTGCTGGCGAGCTGGGTGCAGCAGTTGGCGCCTGGGTCCTGGATCGCCTTCCAGGTTCCCGGTAACTTCGCCGCGCCGTCGCACGAGGCAGTACGCGAGGTGGCACGCCGTGCCGAGTTCGCCGAGGCATTGGGCGACATGCCATTCCGCGATGCCGATGTGGTGGGCACCCCGGCCGAGTACGCCGGCCTGCTGACCGACGCCGGGTGCGCGGTGGATGCCTGGGAGACCACCTACCTGCACGAGTTACGCGGGCAGACACCGGTGCTGGACTGGATCACCGGCACCGCGCTGACACAGGTGCGCGAGCGGCTGTCGCCGGAGGACTGGCTTCACTACCGCGAAGCCATCATTCCGCTGCTGGCACAGGCGTATCCGGCCCGCGCGGACGGTGTTACGTACTTTCCGTTCCGCCGGGTCTTCGTCGTGGCCCAGCTTCGGTGA
- a CDS encoding amidohydrolase family protein, giving the protein MDDTADVRRIVEGLGLPGIIDVHTHFMPKNVMDKVWQYFDSAGPLTGRSWPITYRADEQDRLSTLRSFGVQAFTSLVYPHKPDMAEWLNQWAARFAADTPDCLSTATFFPEPGAARYAAAALDRGARVFKAHVQVGGYDPTDALLDDVWGVLADSGTPVVTHCGSGPTPGAHTGPGPIRAVLARHPRLRLIVAHMGAPEYSDFLDIAAAHDGVYLDTTMAFTPFMERTMPFPATEYPRLRDLGHRILWGSDFPNIPYTYAEAMRAVRDLPGVDDGWLRGVFYRNAAAVFGAPEPD; this is encoded by the coding sequence ATGGACGATACAGCCGATGTGCGCCGGATCGTCGAGGGACTGGGTCTGCCCGGCATCATCGACGTGCACACCCACTTCATGCCGAAGAATGTCATGGACAAGGTCTGGCAGTACTTCGACAGTGCCGGCCCGCTGACCGGACGGTCCTGGCCGATCACCTACCGCGCCGATGAGCAGGATCGTCTGTCCACCTTGCGATCGTTCGGTGTGCAGGCCTTCACCTCGCTGGTCTATCCACACAAGCCGGACATGGCCGAGTGGCTGAACCAGTGGGCGGCCCGTTTTGCCGCCGACACCCCCGATTGCCTGTCCACCGCGACGTTCTTTCCCGAGCCAGGTGCCGCTCGGTATGCGGCGGCTGCGCTCGACCGCGGTGCCCGGGTGTTCAAGGCGCACGTCCAGGTCGGTGGCTACGACCCCACCGATGCCTTGCTCGATGATGTTTGGGGTGTGCTCGCCGACAGCGGTACTCCCGTGGTCACCCACTGCGGTTCGGGACCGACTCCCGGCGCCCACACCGGACCGGGCCCGATCCGCGCGGTGCTGGCCCGGCATCCACGGCTCCGCCTCATCGTGGCGCACATGGGTGCCCCGGAGTACAGCGATTTCCTGGACATCGCGGCAGCACACGACGGGGTGTACCTGGACACCACCATGGCGTTCACGCCGTTCATGGAGCGGACCATGCCGTTCCCGGCGACCGAGTATCCCCGGTTACGCGATCTCGGCCACCGGATTCTCTGGGGAAGCGATTTTCCGAACATCCCGTACACGTATGCCGAGGCGATGCGCGCCGTGCGTGATCTGCCCGGCGTCGACGACGGGTGGCTGCGCGGGGTGTTCTATCGCAATGCCGCGGCGGTCTTCGGCGCACCAGAACCGGACTGA
- the cysC gene encoding adenylyl-sulfate kinase, whose product MTTRQLLRITTAGSVDDGKSTLIGRLLHDTDSLPLDHLEAVTDAEGVADLAALSDGLRAEREQGITIDVAYRFFSTDTRSYILADTPGHERYTRNMFTGASNAHVAILLVDARAGVLRQTRRHARIAKLLGIKHFVAAVNKIDLVDFDESRFTEVERELQQVADRLGGADLSVIPIAAKLGDNVVHRSANTPWFTGPTLLEYLESVELAAPQPDPASLRLPVQWVSRPTAQQRRRYTGRLSAGTLKVGDPVVSLPAGTRSTVTVLDTLDDDRTTAVAPLSVSIELADDIDVGRGDVFVSAAENASLPVLARELDATVCWFLDEPLRASDRLALKQGTRTVRATVQELHTKLDPETLDEVDGPAELALNDIGAITLRTSSVVVADAYADNRDSGAFILIDEVSNDTVGAGIIGEPREVKPSGHNRSDIKWHPSSLDREYRWGKTGQRGATIWFTGLPASGKSTLAVAVERALVESGRVAYLLDGDNLRHGLSDDLGFSAGDRAENIRRVGHLTRLLADAGVVALASLVSPLKSDRDLARTLNDAAKLPFLEVHVATPVAECERRDPKGLYARARAGELKGLTGIDAPYEPPENPDLVVDTTGADIDDLVARVIALLD is encoded by the coding sequence ATGACGACCCGTCAGTTATTGCGCATCACCACCGCCGGATCGGTCGATGACGGTAAGAGCACCTTGATCGGCAGGCTGCTCCATGACACCGACAGCCTGCCACTCGATCACCTCGAGGCCGTGACCGACGCCGAGGGCGTGGCCGATCTGGCCGCGCTGTCCGACGGTCTGCGCGCCGAACGCGAGCAGGGCATCACCATCGATGTCGCCTACCGGTTCTTCTCGACCGATACCCGCAGCTACATCCTGGCCGATACTCCAGGCCACGAGCGCTACACCCGCAACATGTTCACCGGCGCCTCGAATGCACACGTGGCCATCCTGCTGGTCGACGCCCGCGCCGGTGTGCTTCGGCAGACCCGTAGGCACGCCCGTATTGCGAAACTGTTGGGCATCAAGCATTTTGTCGCCGCGGTCAACAAGATCGACCTGGTCGACTTCGACGAGAGCCGATTCACCGAGGTTGAGCGCGAACTACAGCAGGTCGCCGACCGGCTCGGTGGTGCCGATCTGTCGGTCATCCCCATCGCGGCCAAGCTCGGCGACAACGTCGTGCACCGTTCGGCCAACACACCGTGGTTCACCGGGCCCACCCTGCTCGAGTACCTGGAGTCGGTGGAATTGGCTGCGCCGCAGCCCGATCCGGCCAGCCTGCGGCTACCGGTGCAGTGGGTGTCGCGACCCACCGCGCAACAGCGCCGCCGGTACACCGGACGGTTGTCGGCCGGCACCCTCAAGGTCGGCGATCCGGTCGTGAGCCTGCCTGCAGGCACCCGCTCGACGGTCACGGTGCTGGACACCCTCGACGACGATCGTACGACGGCCGTTGCGCCGCTCTCGGTCTCGATCGAACTGGCCGACGATATCGACGTCGGCCGCGGTGACGTGTTCGTCAGCGCCGCCGAGAATGCGTCACTGCCGGTGTTGGCACGTGAACTGGATGCCACGGTGTGCTGGTTCCTCGACGAGCCGCTGCGCGCCAGCGACCGGCTGGCGCTCAAGCAGGGCACCCGCACCGTGCGGGCGACCGTGCAGGAACTGCACACCAAGCTCGACCCAGAAACCCTCGACGAGGTCGACGGGCCGGCGGAGCTGGCCCTCAACGACATCGGCGCGATCACGCTGCGCACCAGCTCGGTGGTGGTGGCCGATGCCTATGCCGACAACAGGGACAGTGGTGCCTTCATCCTGATCGACGAGGTGTCCAACGACACCGTCGGCGCAGGCATCATCGGAGAGCCCCGCGAGGTCAAGCCCAGCGGACACAACCGATCCGATATCAAGTGGCACCCGTCGTCGCTGGATCGCGAATATCGCTGGGGCAAAACAGGTCAGCGCGGGGCCACCATCTGGTTCACCGGTTTGCCTGCCTCCGGCAAATCGACGCTGGCGGTCGCCGTGGAGCGCGCTCTGGTCGAATCGGGCCGGGTCGCCTACCTGCTCGACGGTGACAATCTGCGCCACGGGCTGTCCGATGACCTGGGCTTCTCGGCCGGTGACCGAGCTGAGAACATCCGCCGGGTCGGGCATCTGACGCGGTTGCTGGCCGACGCCGGTGTGGTGGCGCTGGCATCGCTGGTCTCGCCGCTGAAGTCCGACCGCGATCTCGCGCGCACCCTCAACGATGCGGCCAAGCTACCCTTCCTGGAGGTGCACGTCGCGACCCCGGTCGCCGAGTGCGAGCGTCGCGACCCGAAGGGTCTCTACGCCAGGGCCCGAGCGGGCGAACTGAAGGGTCTCACCGGGATCGACGCACCCTATGAACCACCGGAGAACCCGGATCTCGTGGTGGACACCACCGGTGCCGATATCGACGACCTGGTCGCCAGGGTCATCGCACTACTCGACTGA
- the cysD gene encoding sulfate adenylyltransferase subunit CysD: MTSAEGAIERVDELRLLEAEAVHIIREVAAELQRPVLLFSAGKDSIVLLRLAEKAFRPLPLPFPVLHVDTGHNFEEVIEFRDRRTTGAGHKLIVASVQETIDSGRVADPGPGASRNRQQTRTLLDALEAGGFDAAFGGARRDEERARAKERILSFRDEFGQWDPRAQRPEPWSLYNGRIRKGEQVRVFPLSNWTEIDIWRYIELENLELPSIYFAHEREVFERDGILLAVSEYATPGDGESSAVEWVRYRTVGDLTITGAVRSQATTIDRVIAEISAATVSERGETRADDRTSVAAMEDRKREGYF, translated from the coding sequence ATGACTTCTGCCGAGGGCGCCATCGAGCGCGTCGACGAGCTGCGGTTGTTGGAGGCCGAGGCCGTGCACATCATCCGCGAGGTCGCCGCCGAGTTGCAGCGCCCGGTGCTGCTGTTCTCCGCGGGCAAGGACTCGATCGTGCTCTTGCGATTGGCGGAGAAGGCTTTCCGTCCGCTGCCCTTGCCTTTCCCGGTGCTGCATGTGGACACCGGACACAACTTCGAGGAGGTCATCGAGTTCCGTGACCGGCGCACGACCGGAGCCGGGCACAAGCTGATCGTGGCGTCGGTGCAGGAGACCATAGACAGCGGCCGCGTCGCCGATCCGGGGCCCGGCGCCTCGCGCAACCGGCAGCAGACCCGCACGCTGCTCGATGCCCTGGAAGCCGGCGGATTCGATGCCGCGTTCGGTGGCGCACGCCGCGACGAGGAGCGGGCCCGCGCCAAGGAACGCATCCTGAGCTTCCGCGACGAGTTCGGGCAGTGGGATCCGCGAGCGCAACGGCCCGAGCCGTGGTCGCTGTACAACGGGCGCATCCGCAAGGGCGAGCAGGTGCGGGTGTTCCCACTGTCGAACTGGACCGAGATCGACATCTGGCGCTATATCGAGCTGGAAAACCTTGAGCTGCCGTCGATCTACTTCGCCCACGAACGCGAGGTGTTCGAGCGCGACGGCATCCTGCTTGCCGTCTCGGAATACGCCACACCTGGTGACGGGGAGTCCTCGGCGGTGGAGTGGGTGCGCTACCGCACCGTCGGTGACCTGACCATCACCGGCGCGGTCCGGTCGCAGGCCACCACCATCGACCGGGTGATCGCCGAGATCTCGGCGGCCACCGTATCCGAGCGGGGTGAGACCCGCGCCGACGACCGGACTTCGGTTGCGGCAATGGAAGACCGTAAGCGGGAAGGGTACTTCTGA
- the stf0 gene encoding trehalose 2-sulfotransferase: MAHSKAYLVLASQRSGSTLLVESLRATGVAGEPQEFFQYLPTTSQSPQPRQWFAGVEDESILRLLDPLDEGKPDLAPPAIWRDYIQTVGRTPNGIWGGKLMWNQTPLLLDRAAGLPDRSGTGLLSAIRDVVGSDPVLVHVYRPDVVSQAVSFWRAVQTRVWRGRPDPVRDARAEYHAGAIAHVITMLRAQEEGWRNWFAEEGIEPLDVSYPYLWRNLTTVVGDVLQRLGLDPRLAPEPVLERQADQRSDEWVDRYRADAHREGLPT; this comes from the coding sequence ATGGCCCACTCGAAGGCGTATCTCGTCCTCGCGTCGCAGCGCAGCGGAAGCACTCTGCTCGTCGAATCGCTGCGCGCGACGGGCGTCGCCGGTGAACCGCAGGAGTTCTTCCAATATCTGCCGACCACCAGCCAATCACCGCAGCCGCGGCAGTGGTTCGCCGGGGTCGAGGACGAGTCGATCCTGCGCCTGCTCGATCCCCTCGACGAAGGCAAGCCCGACCTTGCGCCGCCGGCGATCTGGCGTGACTACATCCAGACCGTCGGCCGGACACCGAACGGGATCTGGGGTGGCAAGCTGATGTGGAATCAGACGCCGTTGCTGCTCGACCGCGCGGCCGGACTGCCCGATCGATCCGGTACCGGCCTGCTGTCGGCCATCCGCGATGTGGTCGGCAGTGATCCGGTCCTGGTGCACGTCTACCGCCCGGATGTGGTGTCCCAGGCGGTTTCGTTCTGGCGGGCGGTGCAGACCCGGGTCTGGCGCGGACGCCCCGATCCGGTACGCGACGCCCGCGCCGAGTATCACGCCGGGGCCATCGCGCATGTGATCACCATGCTGCGCGCGCAGGAGGAGGGGTGGCGAAACTGGTTCGCCGAGGAGGGCATCGAACCCCTCGACGTGTCCTACCCCTACCTCTGGCGCAATCTCACCACCGTCGTCGGCGATGTCCTGCAACGGCTGGGACTCGATCCGCGACTGGCCCCCGAGCCGGTGCTGGAACGTCAGGCCGACCAACGATCGGATGAGTGGGTGGACCGATATCGCGCCGACGCACACCGGGAAGGGTTGCCGACATGA
- the mycP gene encoding type VII secretion-associated serine protease mycosin — MTRRATAMLTAVLTVSVIGCPAAGAVTPPEVDAAVAPPPGTAGPLRTMTQRSACSVTGSIPGTDPAAVSPNQLSLDLDDAWRYSRGAGQTVAVIDTGVQAGPRLTNVEAGGDFVGATDGLTDCDGHGTMVAGLIAGQPGDDGFSGVAPSARLLSIRQTSGKYAPNQPGEDPVIAEASNDIATLARAVVRAADLGAQVINISSVACVPTTTTIDQRELGAALRYAAVEKDVVIIAAAGNTGGGIAGGTACAANPLTDPNRPDDPRNWAGVTSISTPSWWQPYVLSVGALGSAGAPAAFTMSGPWVGLAAPGENITSVSNSPEGGLANGQPNEKGELVPVAGTSYAAAYVSGVAALVRSRFPELSASQVVRRLTVTARGADRSPSSLVGAGTIDPVAALTWDVPGPGSPPQTTRDVAAPADPVIPDHTGRNIAYIGAGLLALIAAVTAVTATRRRKDTAA; from the coding sequence ATGACTCGCAGGGCGACCGCCATGCTGACGGCGGTGCTCACCGTCAGCGTGATCGGCTGCCCGGCGGCCGGCGCTGTCACGCCACCGGAAGTGGACGCTGCGGTGGCGCCCCCACCGGGTACCGCGGGACCTCTTCGCACCATGACCCAGCGCAGCGCGTGCTCGGTGACCGGGTCGATCCCTGGTACCGATCCGGCGGCGGTGAGCCCCAACCAGCTGTCGCTGGATCTCGATGACGCATGGCGATACAGCCGCGGGGCCGGTCAGACCGTCGCCGTGATCGACACGGGTGTCCAGGCCGGGCCTCGGTTGACCAATGTCGAGGCCGGTGGCGATTTCGTCGGCGCCACAGACGGACTGACCGACTGCGACGGACATGGCACCATGGTCGCCGGGCTGATCGCCGGCCAACCCGGTGATGACGGCTTCTCGGGGGTTGCGCCGAGTGCCCGGCTGCTGTCCATCCGACAGACCTCCGGTAAGTACGCACCGAACCAGCCCGGTGAGGATCCGGTGATCGCCGAGGCGAGCAACGACATCGCGACGCTGGCGCGCGCGGTCGTGCGTGCGGCCGATCTGGGCGCCCAGGTCATCAACATCTCATCAGTGGCCTGCGTACCGACTACCACCACCATCGACCAACGCGAGCTCGGTGCCGCATTACGTTACGCCGCAGTGGAAAAGGATGTCGTCATCATCGCCGCCGCCGGTAACACCGGAGGGGGGATCGCCGGCGGAACGGCGTGCGCGGCTAACCCGCTGACCGACCCGAACCGCCCCGACGACCCGCGCAACTGGGCAGGCGTCACCTCGATCTCGACGCCGTCGTGGTGGCAGCCCTATGTGTTGTCTGTCGGTGCGCTCGGATCGGCGGGCGCACCCGCGGCGTTCACCATGTCCGGTCCGTGGGTGGGCCTGGCCGCGCCGGGGGAGAACATCACCTCGGTGAGCAATAGTCCCGAGGGTGGGTTGGCCAACGGCCAGCCCAATGAGAAGGGAGAGCTGGTTCCGGTGGCAGGCACCAGCTATGCGGCGGCTTACGTTTCCGGCGTGGCAGCCTTGGTACGCAGTAGATTTCCCGAACTCTCGGCGAGCCAGGTGGTACGCCGGTTGACCGTGACCGCCCGCGGTGCCGATCGCTCACCGTCATCTCTGGTGGGCGCGGGTACCATCGACCCGGTTGCCGCCCTGACCTGGGATGTGCCTGGTCCCGGTAGCCCGCCGCAGACCACCAGAGATGTTGCGGCACCGGCTGATCCGGTGATACCGGACCACACCGGACGCAATATCGCCTATATCGGTGCGGGCCTGCTGGCATTGATCGCCGCTGTCACCGCTGTGACAGCAACTCGACGACGGAAGGACACCGCCGCATGA
- a CDS encoding sulfatase, whose translation MTEAQRENVLIVHWHDLGRYLGVYGHPDVHSPRMDRLAAESILLTRAHATAPLCSPSRGSLFTGRYPQTNGLVGLAHHGWEYRAGVQTLPAILSRSGWHTALFGMQHETSYPSRLGFDEFDVSNSYCEYVVEQATGWLRRPPAEPFLLTAGFFETHRPYPHDRYTPADPADVDVPGYLPDTPAVREDLADFYGSITVADAAVGDLLDTLADTGLDHNTWVVFMTDHGPALPRAKSTLYEAGTGIAMIVRPPTGSTVPAQLYDELFSGVDLVPTLLDLLGIEVPAEVDGVSHAKAFVGTAESPRNEVYSTKTYHDSFDPIRAIRTKEFSYIENYASRPLLDLPWDIADSAPGAAVGPHVRGPRPARELYDLRVDPGESHNLFDGPLSAEMESVARDMALLLNDWREQTNDVIPSEFAGTRISERYTQTYKTILEWPALSRSAKATERGIEDTSKSTQ comes from the coding sequence GTGACCGAGGCGCAACGCGAGAACGTGTTGATCGTGCACTGGCATGATCTGGGCCGTTATCTCGGGGTGTACGGCCACCCCGATGTGCACAGCCCGCGTATGGACCGACTCGCCGCCGAGTCCATCCTGCTCACCCGCGCACACGCCACCGCGCCGCTGTGCTCGCCGTCGCGCGGATCCCTGTTCACCGGGCGCTATCCGCAGACCAACGGACTGGTCGGCCTGGCCCACCACGGCTGGGAGTACCGCGCCGGCGTCCAAACCCTGCCCGCCATCCTGTCCCGGTCCGGTTGGCACACCGCATTGTTCGGTATGCAGCACGAAACGTCGTATCCCTCGCGGCTGGGTTTCGACGAGTTCGACGTCTCCAATTCCTACTGCGAATACGTCGTCGAGCAGGCCACCGGATGGCTGCGGCGTCCGCCTGCCGAACCCTTCCTGCTGACCGCCGGCTTCTTCGAGACGCACCGGCCCTACCCACATGACCGCTACACACCGGCCGACCCTGCGGACGTCGACGTGCCCGGCTACCTGCCCGACACCCCGGCCGTCCGCGAGGATCTCGCGGATTTCTACGGGTCCATCACCGTCGCCGACGCCGCCGTCGGCGACCTGTTGGACACGTTGGCCGACACCGGTCTTGACCACAACACCTGGGTGGTTTTCATGACCGATCATGGTCCGGCCCTCCCCCGCGCCAAGTCGACGCTGTACGAGGCAGGCACCGGCATTGCGATGATCGTGCGGCCACCGACCGGGTCCACGGTGCCTGCCCAGCTGTACGACGAACTGTTCAGCGGAGTCGATCTGGTGCCCACCCTGCTGGACCTGCTGGGCATCGAGGTGCCTGCCGAGGTGGACGGCGTCTCGCATGCCAAGGCATTCGTCGGCACCGCGGAATCACCACGCAATGAGGTGTATTCGACAAAGACTTATCACGATTCTTTCGATCCGATCCGCGCAATTCGGACCAAGGAATTCTCCTATATCGAGAATTACGCCTCTCGACCACTTTTGGATCTGCCGTGGGATATCGCCGACAGCGCACCCGGCGCCGCCGTCGGACCGCATGTGCGCGGCCCCCGGCCGGCGCGGGAGCTGTACGACCTGCGGGTTGACCCCGGCGAATCACACAACCTCTTCGATGGCCCTCTTTCAGCGGAAATGGAGTCCGTGGCTCGGGATATGGCGCTGTTGCTCAACGATTGGCGAGAGCAGACCAACGACGTCATCCCGTCCGAGTTCGCCGGCACGCGGATCTCGGAGCGCTACACCCAGACCTACAAGACCATTCTGGAATGGCCGGCATTGAGCCGGTCGGCAAAAGCGACCGAACGAGGTATCGAAGACACCTCCAAATCGACGCAATAG
- a CDS encoding alpha/beta hydrolase family protein, which produces MTQAQPLDPPIPVPDVPGADATARGLPRRMDLTRQQRLVVDASAVADLALRTTVASIVGAAMLPKLAGAALRPGSVRDEDAALQFYIDLAAEHDPTLSFPAPTEPPRVSSRPANLLASSIAHGSVYNIRFNSSFRAINPALRDQRAGYARNNVVHAQHWVHGDGPRPTLCLIHGFMGSAYLFNGLFFSLPWFYRSGYDVLLYTLPFHGMRAEANSPYSGYGYFADGMPGFAEAMAQAVHDFRSVIDYLEYTGVDRIALTGMSLGGYTSALIASVDDRIQAVIPNVPVVTPEAAFDDWFPANMLVRLGNRLSHVDKSRSDAATMFHSPLNYAPLVPKERRLIIAGLGDKLAPPQQAELLWRHWDRCKFHWFPGNHVLHVSQPDYLRRMTRFLRPYMF; this is translated from the coding sequence GTGACCCAAGCGCAACCGCTCGATCCGCCGATCCCCGTCCCCGATGTCCCCGGCGCCGACGCGACTGCCCGCGGACTGCCCCGGCGGATGGATCTGACCCGTCAGCAGCGGCTGGTGGTGGATGCCTCCGCGGTCGCCGATCTGGCGTTGCGGACCACGGTGGCCTCGATCGTCGGGGCGGCGATGCTGCCGAAGTTGGCGGGCGCGGCGTTGCGTCCCGGCTCGGTGCGCGACGAGGATGCCGCACTGCAGTTCTACATCGACCTGGCCGCCGAACACGATCCGACACTCTCGTTCCCCGCACCGACAGAGCCACCCCGGGTGTCGTCGCGACCGGCGAACCTGCTGGCATCGTCGATCGCCCACGGCTCGGTCTACAACATCCGGTTCAACAGCAGCTTTCGGGCGATCAATCCTGCACTGCGCGACCAGCGCGCCGGATATGCGCGCAACAACGTCGTGCACGCCCAACACTGGGTGCACGGCGACGGTCCCCGCCCCACGCTGTGCCTGATCCACGGTTTCATGGGGTCGGCGTACCTGTTCAACGGTCTGTTCTTCTCGTTGCCGTGGTTCTACCGCTCCGGCTACGACGTGCTGCTCTACACGCTGCCCTTCCACGGGATGCGTGCCGAAGCCAATTCGCCCTACAGCGGATACGGCTATTTCGCCGACGGCATGCCCGGTTTCGCCGAGGCGATGGCCCAGGCTGTGCACGACTTCCGTTCGGTGATCGACTATCTGGAGTACACCGGTGTCGACCGGATCGCGCTGACCGGTATGTCACTGGGCGGGTACACCTCGGCATTGATCGCCTCGGTCGACGACCGTATCCAGGCGGTCATCCCGAACGTCCCGGTCGTCACGCCGGAAGCCGCGTTCGATGACTGGTTCCCAGCGAATATGCTCGTCCGTCTGGGCAATCGACTCAGCCACGTCGACAAGTCGCGATCGGATGCGGCGACGATGTTCCACTCACCGCTGAACTACGCGCCGCTGGTGCCCAAGGAGCGCAGGCTGATCATCGCCGGACTCGGTGACAAGCTGGCACCACCGCAGCAAGCCGAGCTGCTCTGGCGACACTGGGACCGCTGCAAATTCCACTGGTTTCCCGGCAATCACGTGCTGCACGTCAGCCAGCCGGATTATCTGCGTCGGATGACCCGATTCCTGCGGCCGTACATGTTCTGA
- the eccE gene encoding type VII secretion protein EccE: MTVRLALALLFIVAAVLAYPYRNATEQWVLGVSVVVVIALFAWWRGQFATTKLARRWAIWRGNRGGVRRPARATAATVVLRIEDPLDDELPVGLIAGYADRYGLRLDKVRITSRETSGHVQHWISLTLDAEQNLSALQARSAQIPLAQTTETAARRLADHLREGGWTVTAVHQAPRPVSDSAKETWRALTDESGFLTAYRIPVDALAATLDEVRAYPCEERWTAVEFGPESMTAVAALRSAERPAGAPPVAALVGLGGRQRSTLDALNPFSVDRLPGHQPAGTLAEQVRWPSAV, encoded by the coding sequence ATGACGGTCCGACTCGCGCTGGCGCTGCTGTTCATCGTGGCCGCAGTGTTGGCCTACCCCTACCGGAACGCCACCGAGCAGTGGGTTCTGGGTGTCTCCGTGGTCGTGGTGATCGCTCTCTTCGCCTGGTGGCGTGGGCAATTCGCAACGACCAAGCTCGCCCGCCGGTGGGCGATCTGGCGAGGTAACCGCGGCGGTGTCCGCCGACCGGCTCGTGCGACCGCCGCGACCGTGGTGCTGCGCATCGAGGACCCGCTGGATGACGAACTGCCGGTGGGACTCATCGCCGGTTATGCCGACCGGTACGGATTGCGGCTGGACAAGGTGCGCATCACCAGCCGGGAGACCAGTGGGCACGTCCAGCACTGGATCAGCCTGACTTTGGACGCGGAGCAGAACCTGTCTGCACTGCAGGCACGTTCGGCGCAGATCCCGCTCGCACAAACTACCGAGACCGCTGCCCGCCGCCTCGCCGACCATCTGCGGGAGGGCGGCTGGACGGTCACCGCGGTGCACCAGGCACCCCGACCGGTGTCGGATTCGGCCAAGGAAACCTGGCGGGCATTGACCGACGAGTCGGGTTTCCTGACTGCCTACCGGATCCCGGTCGATGCATTGGCGGCCACGTTGGATGAGGTGCGGGCGTACCCGTGCGAGGAGCGCTGGACGGCAGTCGAATTCGGTCCCGAGTCGATGACAGCGGTGGCCGCGCTGCGCTCGGCGGAACGGCCGGCTGGAGCACCACCGGTCGCGGCGCTTGTCGGTCTCGGCGGACGTCAGCGGTCGACTCTCGACGCACTGAATCCCTTTTCGGTCGACCGGCTGCCCGGACACCAGCCCGCCGGAACGCTCGCCGAACAGGTGCGCTGGCCGTCGGCCGTCTGA